A genome region from candidate division KSB1 bacterium includes the following:
- the hypF gene encoding carbamoyltransferase HypF, whose product MQRIKIQIQGAVQGVGFRPFVYRTARALGLTGWVCNAPQGVTIEAEGDIRALESFLAGLEFEKPQPAKLYSIKHQFSDPVGYSEFHIRKSTAKGDCSAWILPDIATCPDCLNELFDPDNRRYLYPFINCTHCGPRFTIIENIPYDRLQTTMREFRMCPTCQSEYENPDDRRFHAQPNACPDCGPQVEWVDTSGRSIASRNEAIAQCVELLRDGRIAAVKGLGGFHLMADAGNTDAVQRLRRRKHRDEKPFALMMNAADAETVCDISLLEKSALHAPGAPIVLLAKKQQTSECHGNIAENIAANNPWLGVMLPYTPLHHIILEKFGRPLVATSGNLSDDTICTDNHDALERLSRIADAFLMHNRRIARHADDSIVRVINNRLVALRRARGYAPLPVRLRQSLPAAVCVGGHLKNTVCVGSAGLVFPSQHIGDLDTPHALQAFHQMIDDFSRLYDITPDYILHDAHPDYASTRECMQFSGKKIAVQHHVAHVLSCMAENDVEPPVLGVAWDGTGYGPDGTVWGGEWLDISTTGYTRAGHLRTFALPGGDVAVKQPWRSAVGLLYELYGTDTESIQQLPPLQAVSKPTLRTLLSMLNRRVNSPRTSSAGRLFDAVASILDIQHINHFESQAAMALEHLAWRNKHTDGYDFDIRFDENRQTWVLDWQPMIHRIINDDQQGVSPGRIAAGFHNTLAEMIVTMAQNIKQPKLVLSGGTFQNRYLSERVQARLEQEGFQVYTHQQIPPNDGGISLGQYAALTFQLEPKEVVCV is encoded by the coding sequence GTGCAGCGCATCAAAATACAGATTCAAGGCGCGGTTCAGGGCGTCGGTTTTCGTCCGTTCGTCTACCGCACAGCCCGCGCTCTCGGACTGACCGGCTGGGTGTGCAATGCGCCGCAGGGTGTTACAATCGAAGCTGAAGGTGACATTCGGGCTCTTGAATCGTTTCTGGCCGGTCTTGAATTTGAAAAACCGCAGCCGGCCAAGCTGTATTCGATTAAACATCAGTTTTCTGATCCGGTGGGCTATAGCGAATTTCATATTCGCAAAAGTACGGCAAAAGGAGACTGTTCCGCCTGGATTCTGCCGGACATTGCCACGTGTCCGGATTGCCTCAACGAACTCTTTGACCCGGACAACCGGCGCTATCTTTATCCGTTTATCAACTGTACGCATTGCGGTCCGCGCTTTACCATCATTGAAAACATTCCCTATGACCGCCTCCAGACCACAATGCGTGAGTTTCGCATGTGCCCGACCTGTCAAAGCGAGTATGAGAATCCCGATGACCGGCGCTTTCACGCGCAGCCGAATGCCTGTCCGGACTGCGGCCCGCAGGTTGAGTGGGTCGATACATCCGGTCGGTCGATAGCAAGCCGAAACGAGGCGATCGCTCAGTGTGTCGAGCTGTTGCGGGACGGCCGGATTGCCGCGGTCAAGGGACTCGGGGGTTTTCATTTGATGGCGGATGCCGGAAATACCGATGCGGTTCAGCGTTTGCGCCGGCGAAAACATCGCGACGAAAAGCCTTTTGCCCTCATGATGAACGCTGCGGATGCAGAGACCGTCTGCGACATCAGCCTGCTGGAGAAAAGCGCGCTGCACGCTCCGGGAGCGCCCATTGTTCTCCTGGCTAAAAAACAGCAGACCTCTGAATGCCATGGCAACATAGCAGAGAATATCGCCGCGAACAATCCCTGGCTGGGGGTGATGCTGCCGTATACGCCGCTGCATCATATCATTCTTGAAAAATTCGGTCGACCCCTGGTGGCCACCAGCGGAAATTTATCCGACGATACAATCTGCACAGATAACCACGACGCGCTGGAGCGTCTGAGCCGGATCGCGGATGCCTTTTTGATGCACAACCGCCGCATTGCCCGTCACGCGGATGATTCGATCGTCCGGGTGATCAACAACCGACTGGTGGCGCTGCGGCGGGCGCGCGGGTATGCGCCGCTGCCGGTGCGCCTCCGCCAGTCCCTGCCTGCGGCTGTTTGTGTGGGCGGGCACTTGAAAAATACGGTTTGCGTGGGGTCCGCCGGTCTGGTCTTTCCCAGTCAGCATATCGGCGATCTGGACACCCCGCACGCGCTGCAGGCGTTTCATCAAATGATAGACGATTTCAGCCGCTTGTATGACATCACCCCCGACTATATTCTTCACGATGCTCATCCGGATTACGCTTCCACCCGGGAATGCATGCAGTTTTCAGGCAAAAAGATCGCGGTTCAGCATCACGTCGCTCATGTTCTCTCCTGCATGGCTGAAAACGATGTGGAGCCGCCGGTTCTGGGGGTGGCCTGGGACGGCACCGGTTACGGACCGGACGGCACGGTCTGGGGTGGCGAATGGCTGGATATCAGCACAACCGGGTATACCCGTGCGGGGCATTTGCGCACGTTTGCACTGCCCGGCGGAGATGTTGCCGTCAAGCAGCCCTGGCGCTCAGCGGTCGGACTGTTGTATGAATTGTACGGCACAGACACCGAATCCATTCAGCAACTGCCGCCGCTGCAGGCAGTGTCGAAACCAACACTCCGAACCCTCTTGAGTATGCTGAACCGGCGTGTCAACAGTCCCCGGACCAGCAGCGCCGGACGCCTGTTTGATGCGGTCGCCTCGATCCTTGATATTCAGCACATTAATCACTTTGAAAGTCAGGCAGCTATGGCACTGGAACACCTGGCCTGGAGAAACAAACATACAGACGGCTATGATTTTGACATCCGATTTGATGAAAATCGGCAAACCTGGGTGCTCGACTGGCAGCCGATGATCCACAGGATAATCAACGACGATCAGCAGGGCGTATCGCCGGGCCGGATCGCCGCCGGTTTTCACAACACATTGGCAGAGATGATCGTCACTATGGCGCAAAACATAAAACAGCCGAAACTCGTGTTGAGCGGCGGCACCTTTCAGAATCGATATCTGAGCGAACGGGTGCAGGCACGGCTCGAACAAGAAGGATTTCAGGTCTATACGCATCAGCAGATACCGCCCAATGACGGCGGCATCAGTCTGGGTCAATATGCGGCATTGACCTTTCAACTCGAACCCAAAGAGGTCGTATGTGTTTAG
- a CDS encoding HypC/HybG/HupF family hydrogenase formation chaperone, with protein MCLAIPGKILSIEGSDPVTRKGRVSFDGVVREVHLGYVPDAKPGDYVNVHVGFAIGVLDEQEAKEIYGILDEIESITQQRKRQ; from the coding sequence ATGTGTTTAGCCATACCCGGTAAAATTCTCAGTATAGAGGGCAGTGATCCGGTCACACGCAAAGGCCGCGTCAGTTTTGACGGTGTGGTCCGGGAGGTGCATCTCGGTTATGTCCCGGACGCCAAACCCGGTGATTACGTGAATGTTCACGTTGGTTTTGCCATCGGTGTGCTTGATGAACAGGAAGCCAAAGAAATCTACGGGATTCTGGACGAGATCGAATCGATCACACAGCAGCGGAAACGCCAATGA
- the hypD gene encoding hydrogenase formation protein HypD — protein sequence MKRDQPFRDADVVKRYIQAIHDITDQPWTIMEICGGQTHAFLRHGIDTLLPPDITLLHGPGCPVCVTPIDKIDKAIELAQQPDIMLCSFGDMVRVPGSREDLLSVKSRGGDVRIVYSPTDALKLARQHPDKQVVFFGIGFETTAPANAMAVLGAQSEQLNNFSVLTSQVRVPPAIRAILSSDDCRVNGFLAAGHVCTVMGYHEYTPLAKAFKTPMVVTGFEPVDLVQGMLMCIRQLREGRYEVENPYKRSVTEAGNRPAQQALLNVFERVDQTWRGIGVIPDSGLALRDQYAAFDAEKKFQLKNMSIREETDCMSGLVLQGLKKPTDCPCFADSCTPEHPLGATMVSSEGACAAYYRYRKR from the coding sequence ATGAAACGCGACCAGCCCTTTCGTGATGCCGACGTCGTCAAACGTTATATTCAGGCCATTCATGATATCACGGATCAGCCGTGGACCATCATGGAAATCTGCGGGGGACAAACGCACGCCTTCCTGCGCCACGGGATCGACACCCTGCTGCCGCCGGACATCACCCTGCTGCACGGACCCGGCTGTCCGGTTTGCGTGACGCCCATTGACAAAATTGACAAAGCCATAGAACTGGCCCAACAGCCGGATATCATGTTGTGCTCGTTCGGCGATATGGTGCGCGTGCCCGGCAGCCGGGAAGACCTGCTGTCCGTCAAATCCCGGGGCGGCGATGTCCGCATTGTCTATTCACCCACAGACGCCCTCAAGCTGGCGCGCCAGCATCCGGACAAGCAGGTGGTGTTTTTCGGCATCGGGTTCGAGACCACAGCGCCGGCCAATGCCATGGCTGTGCTGGGGGCGCAATCGGAACAGCTGAACAATTTTTCCGTATTGACCTCGCAGGTGCGGGTGCCGCCGGCCATCCGGGCGATCCTTTCTTCGGACGACTGCCGTGTAAACGGTTTTCTGGCTGCCGGACATGTGTGCACGGTGATGGGCTATCACGAATACACCCCCCTGGCCAAAGCGTTTAAAACCCCGATGGTGGTCACCGGATTCGAACCGGTCGATCTGGTGCAGGGCATGCTGATGTGCATCCGGCAGCTGCGGGAAGGTCGTTACGAGGTGGAAAATCCGTATAAACGGTCGGTGACCGAGGCCGGAAACCGGCCCGCGCAGCAAGCATTGCTGAATGTATTTGAACGCGTCGATCAGACCTGGCGGGGGATCGGGGTGATCCCGGACAGCGGACTGGCGCTGCGCGACCAATATGCCGCGTTCGACGCGGAAAAAAAATTCCAATTGAAAAACATGTCCATCCGGGAAGAAACCGACTGCATGTCCGGTCTGGTGCTGCAGGGACTGAAAAAACCGACCGATTGTCCCTGTTTCGCCGATTCCTGCACCCCCGAGCATCCCCTGGGCGCCACCATGGTGTCATCGGAAGGGGCGTGCGCGGCGTATTATCGGTATCGGAAACGCTGA
- a CDS encoding S8 family serine peptidase: MKKTFVLILCLAFSAFSAEKEMKKKLIIHLKKPIIKLSDAKSEFTLNAIKISDESLKKTLDELDIQTIKRTVPSFKMENHTKENLNNKFFQISDLSLIYTISFKPDISKIEEYKNALSKLDNIKMVEFVYQYENTDETIIPNDDRFKYTDNNSNGVYNFGTDTPGRQWGLFDYYVSNPQNRADVSMPEAWDFSTGSSNIKIGFVESTSSAYEGDPINGITELKGRNSGSNGVSWGDNSHSVATAGIAIANTNNDHLVAGVDWNAKYYSAAHGNNSEEFASAIQSCVNENCNVINNSWSIEAGNDGSYSTMLAIRNALF; this comes from the coding sequence ATGAAGAAAACCTTTGTTTTAATCTTATGCTTAGCATTTAGTGCTTTCAGCGCTGAAAAAGAAATGAAAAAAAAACTGATTATCCACCTTAAAAAACCTATTATAAAGTTATCAGATGCAAAAAGTGAATTTACTTTAAACGCTATTAAAATAAGTGATGAATCTCTAAAGAAAACTTTGGATGAACTGGACATTCAAACAATTAAAAGAACTGTACCATCTTTTAAGATGGAAAATCATACCAAAGAAAATCTAAATAACAAATTTTTTCAAATATCAGATCTGTCATTAATCTATACAATATCATTTAAACCGGATATTAGTAAAATTGAAGAATATAAAAATGCTTTATCAAAACTTGATAATATAAAAATGGTTGAATTTGTATATCAATATGAAAATACAGATGAAACGATCATTCCTAATGATGATAGATTTAAATATACTGATAATAATTCAAATGGTGTGTATAATTTTGGAACTGATACTCCAGGGAGGCAATGGGGATTATTTGATTACTATGTGTCCAATCCTCAGAACAGAGCTGATGTTTCTATGCCTGAGGCCTGGGATTTTTCAACCGGATCATCAAATATTAAAATAGGATTTGTAGAATCAACTTCATCGGCATATGAGGGTGATCCAATAAATGGTATAACAGAATTGAAGGGGCGTAATTCAGGAAGTAATGGTGTTAGTTGGGGTGATAATAGTCATTCTGTAGCAACAGCAGGCATTGCCATTGCCAATACAAACAATGATCATCTGGTAGCAGGTGTAGATTGGAATGCTAAATATTATTCGGCCGCGCATGGAAATAATTCTGAAGAATTTGCCTCCGCAATACAATCCTGTGTAAATGAAAATTGTAATGTAATCAACAATAGCTGGTCAATAGAAGCGGGTAATGATGGTTCATATAGTACAATGTTAGCAATAAGAAATGCTTTATTTTAA